One genomic region from Burkholderia latens encodes:
- a CDS encoding spore coat U domain-containing protein, protein MNATRRRVLSAALATALAFAPALQPVTVAATYLNGTATAQFNVTLTIQANCTIAANPLAFGTTGVLASALDQQTTLSVTCTNTTPYNVGLDAGAVTGSTVASRLMAGTTTGNTGTTVGYQIYQDSGHATIWGNTQGTDTVGGTGTGSAQALNVYGHVPAQATPKPDTYQATVTATVYF, encoded by the coding sequence ATGAACGCTACCCGACGTCGTGTCCTTTCAGCCGCACTGGCAACCGCTCTCGCATTCGCACCGGCACTGCAACCCGTCACGGTCGCCGCGACCTATCTGAACGGCACCGCCACAGCCCAGTTCAACGTCACGCTGACGATCCAGGCGAATTGCACGATCGCCGCGAACCCGCTCGCATTCGGCACGACCGGCGTGCTGGCGTCGGCGCTCGACCAGCAGACCACCCTGTCCGTCACCTGCACGAACACGACGCCGTACAACGTCGGCCTCGACGCCGGCGCCGTCACCGGCTCCACGGTCGCCAGCCGGCTGATGGCCGGCACCACGACCGGCAACACCGGCACGACGGTCGGCTACCAGATCTACCAGGACTCGGGCCACGCCACCATCTGGGGCAACACGCAAGGCACCGACACGGTTGGCGGCACGGGCACCGGTTCCGCCCAGGCGCTGAACGTCTACGGCCACGTGCCGGCGCAAGCGACGCCGAAACCCGACACGTACCAGGCTACCGTCACCGCGACCGTCTACTTCTGA
- a CDS encoding molecular chaperone: MTILLRAFGALWAASAAVASAATLQITPVTLELPPSAAAAGITLANAGGRPIYGQVRTYRWTQENGDDVLTPTDALAASPPLLQIGANADQLIRLVRTGRGAPAAEESFRVLIDELPAPGTPVENGITIRLRYSVPVFVEPDAATAPPRLDWRIERDAAGMRLAVDNHGGRRAQISAVRLVDTRGGVHELTRGLFGYALAGSTRRWPLKLDPGAAAFVKIQAVVNAQPVEARLTTP, from the coding sequence GTGACGATTCTCCTGCGCGCTTTCGGCGCTCTGTGGGCGGCGTCGGCAGCCGTCGCGTCCGCGGCCACGCTGCAGATCACGCCCGTGACGCTCGAGCTGCCGCCGTCGGCCGCCGCGGCCGGCATCACGCTCGCCAATGCGGGCGGGCGGCCGATCTACGGCCAGGTCCGCACCTATCGATGGACGCAGGAAAACGGCGACGACGTCTTGACGCCGACCGACGCGCTCGCCGCGTCGCCGCCGCTGCTGCAGATCGGCGCGAACGCGGATCAGTTGATCCGGCTCGTGCGCACGGGTCGCGGCGCGCCGGCCGCCGAGGAGAGCTTTCGCGTGCTGATCGACGAGTTGCCTGCGCCCGGCACCCCGGTCGAGAACGGCATCACGATCCGGCTGCGCTATTCCGTGCCCGTGTTCGTCGAACCCGATGCGGCGACGGCACCGCCCCGGCTCGACTGGCGCATCGAGCGCGACGCGGCCGGCATGCGGCTCGCGGTCGACAACCATGGCGGCCGGCGCGCGCAGATTTCGGCCGTGCGGCTCGTGGATACGCGAGGCGGCGTCCATGAACTCACGCGCGGCCTGTTCGGCTATGCGCTCGCGGGCAGTACACGGCGCTGGCCGCTCAAGCTCGATCCGGGCGCGGCCGCGTTCGTCAAGATCCAGGCGGTCGTCAACGCGCAGCCGGTCGAAGCCCGGCTGACGACGCCCTGA